In one window of Paraflavitalea soli DNA:
- a CDS encoding DUF3098 domain-containing protein — protein MAEKLTTEKKQTPNTLFGKENYIWILAGLVVMLLGLLLMAGGNSKDPNVFTNDEVYSFRRITLAPIVILLGLGIEVFAIFRKPKS, from the coding sequence ATGGCTGAAAAGTTAACGACTGAAAAAAAGCAAACTCCGAATACCCTGTTTGGGAAGGAGAACTATATCTGGATCCTGGCCGGACTGGTGGTGATGTTGCTGGGCCTGCTGCTGATGGCAGGGGGTAACAGCAAGGACCCCAATGTATTTACCAATGATGAAGTGTATAGCTTCCGGCGCATTACCCTTGCTCCCATTGTGATCCTGCTTGGATTGGGCATTGAAGTATTTGCCATTTTCCGGAAACCGAAAAGCTAA
- a CDS encoding cell division protein FtsX: MAQLGKGSARRSKPSYFMAILGVTIVLFFVGIFGWLLLNARQYTEEMKEDVKVQLFLRKNITPQDVETLKTFIAAQPYTKSYEYIDKEAAKQRWLKSGENDFKELLDENPLPASFDLNLKSNYVQRDSVTAIKADLEKQSMVIESVQYPAFVVEKMSSSVRVGLIAFAILAGIFCIFSIVLIDNTIRLAMYSNRFIIKTMQMVGATRGFIARPMTVRAIINGTISAVVAIAIIYVVMMLSEYFLPYLRDLRDNGKLVLLFAFLVILGISISLFSTYRSVVKYLKMKLDDLY, encoded by the coding sequence ATGGCGCAATTAGGTAAAGGATCGGCCAGGCGTTCAAAGCCTTCGTATTTTATGGCCATTTTGGGGGTCACGATCGTACTTTTCTTCGTCGGCATTTTCGGTTGGCTGCTGCTCAATGCCCGTCAATATACGGAAGAGATGAAGGAAGATGTGAAAGTGCAGTTGTTTCTCCGGAAAAACATTACGCCCCAGGATGTAGAGACCCTCAAAACCTTTATTGCGGCCCAGCCATATACCAAATCTTACGAATATATTGATAAGGAAGCGGCCAAACAGCGCTGGCTGAAAAGCGGGGAAAATGACTTTAAGGAGCTCCTGGACGAGAATCCGCTGCCCGCCTCTTTTGACCTGAACCTGAAAAGCAATTACGTACAAAGGGATAGTGTAACAGCCATCAAGGCCGACCTGGAAAAGCAGTCCATGGTGATCGAGAGTGTTCAGTACCCGGCTTTTGTGGTAGAAAAAATGAGCTCTTCGGTGAGGGTGGGACTGATCGCTTTTGCCATCCTGGCGGGCATTTTCTGCATTTTCTCGATCGTACTGATCGATAATACGATCCGGCTGGCCATGTACAGCAACCGGTTTATCATCAAAACCATGCAAATGGTGGGTGCTACACGCGGTTTTATAGCCCGCCCCATGACGGTAAGGGCCATTATCAACGGTACTATTTCGGCTGTGGTGGCCATTGCGATCATTTACGTGGTGATGATGCTGAGCGAGTATTTCCTGCCCTACCTGCGCGACCTGCGGGATAATGGCAAGCTGGTGCTGCTCTTTGCTTTCCTGGTGATATTGGGCATCAGCATCTCGCTGTTCAGCACTTACCGGAGTGTGGTGAAATACCTGAAAATGAAACTGGACGACCTGTATTAG
- a CDS encoding leucine--tRNA ligase, which yields MEYKFSHIEKKWQQTWKETNVYKVSNDSSRPKYYVLDMFPYPSGAGLHVGHPLGYIASDIFARFKRLKGFNVLHPMGYDAFGLPAEQYAIDHGIHPAVSTDDNIKNFRQQLDNIGFCYDWDREIKTSDPHYYKWTQWIFLQLFHSWFNRKTKKAEPIDKLIKLFEKEGNASHPCPGDSSIRFTAPLWISFEEHQQMDILMQYRLAYCGIGEVNWCEALGTVLANDEVINGVSERGGFPVVKKKLRQWYLRITEYADRLLEGLETVEFSDAMKEMQSNWIGKSYGAEISFAFKSTGPQLAAQSSQLTVYTTRPDTIFGVDFMVIAPEHELIDQITTPGQKQAVEDYLTYVKSRSERERMAEKKISGVFTGAYVLNPFDGREIPVWISEYVLAGYGTGAIMAVPCGDERDHKFARHFNIPITNIIGSYYNGEEANPTKDAILENSGFLNGLVMRAAMEVAITKLEELGIGIRKVNYKMRDAAFSRQRYWGEPFPIAWKEGVAYALPESELPVTLPQIDEIKPGKEGEGPLSNLPEWINSSPIGGQRESSTMPGYAGSSWYFLRYMDPHNDNAFCDRKASDYWGQVDLYIGGTEHAVGHLLYSRMWTKALYDLGHIGFDEPFKKLVNQGMIQGSSRFVYRFVWQTMHKVDVDPSQLPSFFISKGIVDSIEKGDEDAILKVKDTVQARLKELGLSVSFVGIGVEVAPLHVDVNIVDGVELDTAAFKKWRHEYANAEFILEEGKYICGSEVEKMSKSKFNTVNPDILVERYGSDTFRMYEMFLGPVGDSKPWDTKGIEGVHRFLKKLWRLFYDDVKGQVWNTNAPTDAEWKVLHKAIKRAEEDTERFSFNTTVSTFMICVNDLSELKCTKKDILQPLLILLTPYAPHVCEELWHLLGNTTTILDATYPTFEPKYLVESNKEYPISVNGKLRTTINIALDAPQEEVEKLVLSNDVIQKWMEGKPHKKVIYVKGKMVNVVI from the coding sequence ATGGAATACAAATTCAGCCATATTGAGAAGAAATGGCAACAGACCTGGAAAGAGACCAATGTTTACAAGGTGAGCAATGACAGCAGCCGGCCCAAATACTATGTGCTGGATATGTTTCCTTATCCCAGCGGCGCCGGCCTTCACGTAGGCCATCCCCTGGGCTATATAGCCAGCGATATCTTTGCCCGGTTCAAAAGGCTCAAGGGCTTTAATGTGCTTCACCCCATGGGATACGATGCATTTGGCCTCCCGGCGGAACAATACGCCATTGACCATGGCATCCACCCCGCTGTTTCTACCGACGACAATATCAAAAATTTCCGTCAGCAACTCGATAATATCGGCTTTTGTTACGATTGGGACCGCGAGATAAAGACCTCCGACCCCCATTACTACAAATGGACCCAATGGATCTTCCTCCAGCTTTTTCACAGCTGGTTCAACCGCAAAACAAAAAAGGCCGAGCCCATTGACAAGTTGATCAAGCTGTTTGAAAAAGAAGGCAATGCCAGCCATCCCTGTCCCGGCGATTCATCCATCCGCTTTACTGCTCCTTTGTGGATCAGCTTTGAAGAACACCAGCAGATGGATATCCTGATGCAGTACCGCCTGGCTTATTGCGGTATTGGTGAGGTGAACTGGTGCGAGGCCCTCGGCACCGTACTGGCCAATGACGAAGTGATCAATGGGGTGAGTGAGCGTGGCGGATTTCCCGTGGTCAAGAAAAAGCTCCGTCAATGGTACCTCCGCATCACCGAGTATGCCGATCGCCTCCTGGAAGGTCTTGAGACGGTGGAGTTCAGCGATGCTATGAAGGAAATGCAAAGCAACTGGATCGGCAAAAGCTATGGCGCCGAGATCAGTTTTGCATTCAAATCTACAGGCCCGCAGCTCGCAGCTCAAAGCTCGCAGCTTACTGTCTACACTACCCGTCCCGATACCATCTTCGGCGTCGACTTCATGGTGATTGCCCCCGAGCATGAATTGATTGACCAGATCACTACCCCTGGGCAAAAACAGGCCGTAGAGGACTATCTTACTTATGTAAAGAGCCGCAGTGAGCGTGAGCGCATGGCCGAGAAGAAGATCTCCGGTGTATTCACCGGCGCCTATGTGCTCAATCCATTTGATGGCCGCGAAATACCTGTATGGATATCAGAATATGTATTGGCAGGATATGGTACCGGCGCCATCATGGCCGTACCATGTGGTGATGAGCGTGATCATAAGTTTGCCCGGCATTTCAATATTCCCATTACCAATATCATCGGCAGCTATTACAATGGCGAAGAGGCCAACCCCACCAAGGATGCCATACTGGAAAACTCCGGTTTCCTCAATGGCCTGGTGATGCGTGCAGCCATGGAAGTAGCCATTACCAAACTTGAAGAGTTGGGAATAGGTATCCGCAAGGTCAATTACAAGATGCGTGATGCCGCCTTCAGCCGCCAGCGGTACTGGGGCGAACCATTCCCCATTGCCTGGAAGGAGGGAGTGGCTTATGCTTTACCCGAAAGTGAATTGCCCGTTACATTACCTCAGATAGATGAGATAAAGCCCGGTAAAGAAGGAGAGGGGCCCCTCAGCAACCTGCCTGAGTGGATCAATTCCTCACCCATCGGCGGACAAAGAGAAAGCTCCACCATGCCCGGTTATGCCGGCAGCAGCTGGTACTTCCTCCGCTATATGGACCCCCATAATGACAACGCCTTCTGCGACCGCAAGGCCAGTGATTACTGGGGCCAGGTAGATCTTTACATCGGCGGTACCGAACATGCTGTTGGTCACCTCCTCTACAGCCGCATGTGGACCAAGGCCCTCTACGATCTTGGCCATATCGGATTTGATGAGCCCTTTAAGAAACTGGTGAACCAGGGTATGATACAGGGTAGTAGCAGGTTTGTGTATAGATTCGTATGGCAGACGATGCATAAAGTTGACGTTGACCCATCTCAGCTTCCTTCTTTCTTTATTTCCAAAGGAATAGTTGATAGTATTGAGAAAGGTGACGAAGATGCTATCCTTAAAGTCAAAGATACTGTTCAAGCGCGCCTTAAAGAGCTTGGCTTAAGTGTTTCATTTGTCGGAATTGGAGTAGAAGTAGCACCGTTACATGTAGATGTAAATATTGTAGATGGTGTTGAGCTGGATACAGCAGCTTTTAAGAAATGGCGCCATGAATATGCTAACGCTGAGTTCATTTTAGAAGAGGGGAAGTACATCTGTGGTTCCGAAGTCGAGAAGATGAGCAAAAGCAAGTTCAATACTGTTAATCCGGATATACTTGTTGAACGATATGGGTCAGACACTTTCCGCATGTACGAAATGTTCCTTGGTCCTGTGGGAGATAGCAAGCCTTGGGATACCAAAGGTATTGAGGGCGTGCACCGCTTCCTGAAAAAACTGTGGCGGTTGTTTTATGATGATGTGAAGGGACAGGTATGGAATACCAATGCGCCAACAGATGCAGAGTGGAAGGTGTTGCACAAAGCCATCAAGCGGGCGGAAGAAGATACCGAACGTTTTTCTTTCAACACCACCGTCAGTACGTTCATGATCTGTGTGAATGACCTGTCTGAGTTGAAGTGTACCAAGAAAGACATCCTCCAGCCCTTACTCATATTGCTTACTCCGTATGCACCCCATGTGTGCGAAGAGCTTTGGCATTTGTTGGGTAATACAACTACCATCCTGGATGCTACCTATCCTACCTTCGAACCAAAGTACCTGGTGGAAAGCAACAAGGAATACCCCATTTCTGTAAATGGTAAACTCCGTACCACCATCAATATTGCCCTGGATGCACCGCAGGAAGAAGTGGAAAAGCTGGTCCTTTCCAATGATGTGATCCAAAAGTGGATGGAAGGCAAGCCCCACAAAAAGGTCATCTATGTAAAAGGCAAGATGGTGAATGTAGTGATATAA
- a CDS encoding S41 family peptidase has protein sequence MNKYLFLFLLVIMVKIAAAQQTPLWLRYPALSPDGKTIVFSYKGDLYKVSSAGGDAIPLTLHEAHDFMPVWSRDGQFIAFASDRYGNFDVFVMPAAGGEATRLTYHSANDYPYDFTPDGKKVVFGTNRNDIYTSVRFPQKGLFQKLYEVPVTGGRSVMFLSAGSEFAHFSSKGDQLIFQDRKGYEDAARKHHTSAVTRDIWIYDVKKDDYQQVSGFAGEDREPIFSADDQYFYYLSEKNGNSQNIYKAPVKTKIAEQQLTKFKDHPVRHLSRSNDNTLCFTYDGEIYTMKEGDQPKKVAIRINTDGRTNTEKIIPINTGVTQTALSPNGKEIAFIVRGEVFVTSVEGGITKRITNTPQQERTLQFSPDGRSLIYAAERGNSWDIYRTTIERKEEPYFYASTVLKEEPLVATEAEEFQPVVSPDGKEIAYLEERNIIKVYNIAAKKSRTIVPKGINFSYSDGDQSFKWSPDGKWIAFNSAEGKWGTAEIDLMKADGTGERINVTESGFADGTAKWAFNGKALLWLTDRDGKKPLAFQGAREVDIYAMFFDQELYDRFKLNKDDYALLKEKEDNDKKDKKDSALQALAAKKEKDWQPLFENLDNRKERLTINSGNISDYVLSADGEKLYYLARVEKGYDLWLTNTRTRETKILTKLDGGPAGLDVSKDGKSLFVVSDGRIMKVDAEAGRVSPVIVNGEMNLNAAAEREYIFEHAWRQVVKKFYDPKLQGTDWKLYKTAYEKFLPYINNNYDYQELLSELLGELNASHTGGRYAPPQVNTDATASLGLLYDETFDGDGVKVMEVIDGGPLLNAKTKIVKGTVIEKIDGEQIAENMDWNKLLNRKAGKNVLLSLYNPVTKERWEETLKPISQGEEQGLMYNRWTKIMRQKVDELSGGKVGYVHIQGMNDGSYRTVYEEVLGKNANKEALIVDTRFNGGGWLHDDLVTFLGGKKYMNFSPQGATPTSGEPRNKWSNPSCVLMSESNYSDAFLFPYAYKSLELGKLIGMPVPGTGTAVWWETQIDPTLVFGIPMVATIGKENRPTENLQLEPDIKLTNDYKAILKGYDQQLERAVKEMLEEIKKGPKKGF, from the coding sequence ATGAATAAATACCTTTTTCTGTTCCTGCTGGTGATCATGGTCAAGATAGCAGCAGCTCAGCAAACACCGTTATGGCTGCGGTACCCTGCCCTTTCGCCAGACGGTAAAACGATTGTATTCAGTTACAAAGGCGATCTGTATAAAGTGTCTTCGGCAGGCGGTGACGCTATTCCGCTGACCCTGCATGAAGCGCATGACTTTATGCCGGTATGGAGCCGCGATGGTCAGTTTATCGCTTTTGCCAGCGACCGTTACGGCAATTTTGATGTATTTGTAATGCCGGCGGCAGGTGGCGAAGCTACCCGCCTCACTTATCATTCTGCCAACGATTATCCTTATGATTTTACCCCGGATGGTAAAAAAGTGGTCTTTGGCACCAACCGCAATGATATCTACACCAGTGTACGGTTCCCACAAAAAGGCCTGTTCCAGAAATTGTATGAGGTGCCCGTTACCGGCGGCCGTTCTGTCATGTTCCTGTCGGCAGGTTCAGAATTCGCCCACTTCAGCAGCAAGGGCGATCAACTAATATTCCAGGACCGGAAAGGTTATGAAGATGCTGCGCGCAAGCACCATACTTCGGCGGTAACCCGTGATATCTGGATCTATGATGTGAAGAAAGATGATTACCAGCAGGTATCGGGTTTTGCCGGCGAGGACCGTGAACCGATCTTCTCTGCTGATGATCAATACTTCTATTACCTGAGTGAAAAGAATGGCAATAGCCAGAATATCTATAAGGCCCCGGTAAAAACAAAGATCGCGGAGCAGCAGCTCACAAAGTTCAAGGATCACCCTGTGCGTCACCTCTCCCGCTCAAACGATAATACCCTTTGCTTTACCTATGATGGCGAGATCTATACGATGAAAGAAGGTGATCAGCCTAAGAAGGTGGCTATCCGCATCAATACAGATGGACGCACCAATACAGAAAAGATCATCCCCATCAATACAGGTGTAACGCAAACGGCGCTATCGCCCAATGGCAAAGAGATCGCCTTCATTGTACGCGGTGAAGTATTTGTCACTTCCGTAGAAGGCGGCATCACAAAACGGATTACGAATACGCCCCAGCAGGAACGTACTTTACAATTTTCACCTGATGGCCGTTCGCTCATCTATGCGGCAGAGCGTGGCAATAGCTGGGATATCTACCGTACTACCATCGAGCGCAAAGAAGAACCTTATTTCTATGCTTCCACGGTATTGAAGGAAGAACCCCTGGTGGCTACAGAAGCCGAGGAGTTTCAACCGGTAGTATCACCCGATGGAAAAGAAATTGCCTACCTCGAAGAAAGAAATATTATCAAGGTGTACAATATCGCTGCTAAAAAGAGCCGCACCATTGTACCTAAAGGCATCAATTTCTCTTATTCAGACGGAGACCAGAGTTTCAAGTGGTCACCTGATGGTAAATGGATAGCTTTCAATTCGGCCGAAGGCAAATGGGGCACGGCAGAAATAGACCTGATGAAAGCTGACGGCACCGGTGAAAGAATAAATGTAACGGAAAGCGGATTCGCAGATGGTACGGCCAAATGGGCATTCAATGGAAAAGCGCTATTGTGGCTGACAGACCGTGATGGTAAGAAACCATTGGCTTTCCAGGGAGCAAGGGAAGTGGATATTTATGCCATGTTCTTCGACCAGGAATTGTATGATCGTTTTAAACTGAACAAAGATGATTATGCACTGCTGAAAGAGAAAGAGGACAACGATAAAAAAGATAAGAAGGACTCTGCTTTGCAGGCGCTCGCTGCTAAAAAGGAGAAAGACTGGCAGCCCCTGTTTGAGAATCTCGACAACCGTAAAGAGAGGCTCACCATCAACTCAGGCAATATCTCTGATTATGTATTATCAGCCGATGGGGAGAAGTTGTATTACCTGGCGCGGGTAGAAAAGGGATATGATCTGTGGCTTACCAATACACGCACGCGGGAAACGAAGATATTGACAAAGCTGGATGGCGGTCCTGCCGGACTGGATGTGTCCAAAGATGGCAAGAGCCTGTTTGTAGTGAGTGATGGACGCATTATGAAAGTAGATGCGGAAGCGGGCAGGGTATCACCGGTGATCGTGAATGGTGAAATGAACCTGAATGCAGCGGCAGAAAGGGAATACATCTTTGAGCATGCCTGGCGGCAGGTGGTGAAGAAGTTCTATGACCCCAAATTACAAGGCACGGATTGGAAGCTGTATAAAACAGCCTACGAGAAATTCCTGCCTTATATCAATAACAATTATGATTACCAGGAACTGCTGAGCGAGCTGCTGGGTGAACTGAATGCTTCTCATACCGGCGGCCGCTATGCACCGCCACAGGTGAATACAGATGCTACGGCCAGCCTGGGATTGCTGTACGATGAAACCTTTGATGGCGATGGTGTAAAAGTGATGGAAGTAATAGATGGCGGTCCCTTGCTCAATGCCAAAACAAAGATCGTAAAAGGCACAGTGATCGAAAAGATAGATGGTGAGCAGATTGCGGAGAACATGGACTGGAATAAGCTTTTGAACCGCAAGGCCGGCAAGAATGTATTGCTGAGCCTGTACAATCCTGTCACCAAGGAACGCTGGGAAGAAACGCTGAAACCTATATCACAGGGTGAAGAGCAGGGGTTGATGTATAACCGCTGGACGAAGATCATGCGGCAGAAAGTAGATGAGCTTTCCGGTGGCAAAGTAGGTTATGTGCATATACAGGGCATGAATGATGGCAGTTACCGCACGGTGTATGAAGAAGTATTGGGTAAAAATGCCAATAAGGAAGCATTGATCGTAGACACGCGCTTCAATGGTGGCGGCTGGCTGCACGATGACCTGGTAACCTTCCTGGGTGGTAAAAAGTACATGAACTTTTCACCACAGGGGGCAACACCTACATCAGGTGAGCCACGCAATAAGTGGAGTAATCCTTCCTGCGTACTGATGAGTGAAAGTAACTATTCCGATGCCTTCCTATTCCCTTATGCTTACAAGAGTCTCGAACTGGGCAAGCTGATTGGTATGCCCGTGCCTGGTACGGGTACAGCGGTATGGTGGGAAACACAGATCGACCCTACCCTGGTATTCGGTATTCCCATGGTTGCCACTATTGGTAAGGAAAATCGCCCTACAGAGAACCTGCAACTGGAACCGGATATTAAATTAACCAATGACTACAAGGCGATCCTGAAAGGCTATGACCAGCAACTGGAAAGGGCGGTGAAGGAAATGCTGGAAGAGATCAAGAAGGGACCGAAGAAAGGGTTTTAG
- a CDS encoding peptidoglycan DD-metalloendopeptidase family protein, with protein MPSVFENTIRKYQPTFHQVVKVDPAQDKLLHLDFTENNKELTADIIGSTTRFSAWIDHKLQATHSRYGIGGYDEHRTVYNRSHLFDAPGQGDEPRRLHIAVDIWGPAGTPVYAFMGGMVHSFAFNDQDGDYGATIILLHQLDGLPFYTLYGHLSLPDIQKLSRGQYVSIGQQIAHFGPPSENGHWPPHLHFQVILDMELKEGDYPGVCKYSERDKYLANCPDPDLILQLMRYAKSA; from the coding sequence ATGCCCTCTGTTTTTGAAAATACCATACGTAAATACCAGCCTACCTTTCACCAGGTAGTGAAAGTGGATCCCGCACAGGATAAGTTATTGCACCTCGACTTTACAGAAAACAACAAGGAGCTTACTGCAGACATCATAGGTAGTACCACCCGGTTTTCAGCCTGGATCGACCATAAGCTGCAGGCTACCCACAGCCGTTATGGCATTGGAGGGTATGATGAACACAGAACGGTGTACAACCGCAGCCATTTGTTTGATGCGCCCGGCCAGGGTGATGAACCCCGCCGATTACACATTGCTGTAGATATATGGGGGCCAGCTGGTACACCCGTATATGCATTTATGGGAGGCATGGTCCATAGCTTTGCTTTTAATGATCAGGATGGTGATTATGGCGCTACCATTATCCTGCTGCACCAGCTCGACGGATTGCCTTTCTATACCTTATATGGCCATCTTAGTTTGCCGGATATACAAAAGTTATCCAGGGGACAGTATGTCTCCATTGGCCAGCAGATCGCTCATTTTGGCCCCCCTTCCGAAAACGGCCATTGGCCTCCCCACCTTCATTTCCAGGTGATATTGGACATGGAACTAAAAGAAGGTGATTATCCCGGCGTATGCAAATACTCCGAAAGAGACAAGTACCTGGCCAATTGCCCTGATCCCGACCTGATACTCCAGTTAATGCGTTACGCGAAAAGCGCATAA
- a CDS encoding DUF937 domain-containing protein, which yields MSFNLLDSVQGLFSKDLTSGMASSFGESEGGIQKAVSGAIPAVLAGLLNKAGTSDGASSILNLSKEAAGSGLLSNLSAFTGGSNLVGKGLEWLKKIFGDKADGIISMIAGYAGIRDSSAASVLSVAAPAALGTLGKQVTQNNLSASGLTSLLASQKDSILNALPSGLNLAGALGLGSLGDIGSKLSGAFSGATSTARATAAKATSTGNKWLLPLILALIVIGALWYFMKGCNKTADDTAVTPADTTTQTVPAQETPAEPSLASIKVKLPDGVELDAYKGGIEDKLVAFLNDPASKGGKDVWFDFDNLNFQTGSAELTTESMKQVNNIAAILKAYPKLKIKIGGYTDKSGDASINKKLSQERADAVLAALKNTGANKDQLVGAEGYGAEFAKAAADAPDAERKLDRRIAIGVREK from the coding sequence ATGTCATTCAATCTTCTTGATTCGGTGCAAGGCCTTTTCTCCAAAGATTTAACCTCTGGTATGGCTTCTTCTTTTGGCGAGAGTGAAGGCGGTATACAAAAAGCCGTCAGTGGCGCTATCCCTGCTGTGCTGGCAGGACTGCTTAATAAAGCCGGTACTTCTGATGGCGCTTCAAGCATCCTAAACCTGTCAAAAGAAGCAGCTGGCAGCGGACTGCTCAGCAACCTGTCTGCATTTACCGGCGGCAGCAACCTCGTTGGTAAAGGGCTGGAATGGCTTAAGAAAATTTTTGGAGATAAAGCAGATGGTATCATTAGTATGATTGCAGGATATGCAGGTATCCGCGATTCATCGGCGGCATCGGTACTTAGCGTGGCGGCGCCCGCGGCCCTGGGTACATTGGGCAAACAGGTAACACAAAATAACCTGAGCGCCTCCGGCCTTACCTCCCTGCTGGCCAGTCAGAAAGATTCCATCCTCAATGCACTCCCCTCCGGCCTTAACCTGGCCGGCGCCCTGGGCCTCGGAAGCCTGGGTGATATTGGCAGTAAACTCTCCGGCGCTTTCAGTGGAGCTACCAGCACGGCCAGGGCTACTGCAGCCAAAGCAACCAGCACAGGCAACAAATGGTTATTGCCCCTGATACTCGCCCTCATCGTGATCGGAGCCCTGTGGTATTTTATGAAGGGCTGTAATAAGACGGCAGATGATACAGCCGTAACACCTGCCGATACTACTACCCAAACAGTGCCGGCACAGGAAACGCCAGCCGAGCCTTCCCTCGCCTCTATCAAAGTGAAATTGCCCGATGGGGTAGAGCTGGATGCCTACAAAGGCGGTATTGAAGATAAGTTGGTGGCTTTCCTCAATGATCCTGCTTCCAAAGGTGGCAAGGATGTATGGTTTGACTTCGATAACCTCAATTTCCAGACAGGTAGTGCAGAGTTGACCACCGAGAGCATGAAGCAGGTCAATAACATTGCTGCTATCCTGAAAGCCTATCCCAAACTAAAGATCAAGATTGGCGGTTATACAGATAAAAGCGGTGATGCTTCCATCAATAAAAAACTGTCGCAGGAAAGGGCCGATGCTGTACTGGCAGCTTTAAAGAATACCGGTGCCAACAAAGACCAGCTGGTAGGGGCAGAAGGCTATGGGGCCGAATTTGCCAAAGCAGCTGCCGATGCGCCAGACGCAGAGCGCAAACTTGACCGCAGGATAGCGATCGGCGTAAGAGAGAAATAA
- a CDS encoding DUF3108 domain-containing protein — protein MKRLRLLALLGIFLAGQLQYSFAQKKDTIIIDGSKVKTGYLKPGMNRYLVYFKMGKDSSRTKYQLWSRKVDFLSYQGRDAISITQEWEDNQTVVHKVYSVCDKKTFAPLYHESWWTGRGAAKADFINKQFLLRDTLLTSEDTATSKKNMLQAFNTALDQYVLNWHLDLETFPILPYRENVTFMINFYDPGFPAPKMQAYTVTGSGQLEGYNNQKIDCWLLTHSGTNNEETFWISKKTQEVLKLEQEFGGRYRYKIKLGYSI, from the coding sequence ATGAAACGACTCCGCCTGCTGGCGCTGTTGGGGATATTCCTCGCAGGCCAACTGCAATACAGTTTTGCACAGAAAAAAGACACTATTATCATCGATGGTTCGAAAGTAAAGACCGGTTACCTGAAACCGGGCATGAACCGCTACCTCGTTTATTTTAAAATGGGTAAAGATAGCAGCCGCACCAAATACCAGCTCTGGTCGAGGAAGGTGGACTTTCTTTCTTATCAGGGCCGTGATGCGATCAGCATTACGCAGGAATGGGAAGACAACCAAACTGTCGTACACAAAGTGTATTCTGTATGTGATAAGAAAACATTTGCCCCTCTTTATCATGAAAGCTGGTGGACAGGCAGGGGCGCCGCCAAAGCTGATTTTATCAACAAACAATTTTTGCTGCGCGATACCTTGCTGACAAGCGAAGACACCGCTACCAGCAAGAAGAATATGTTACAGGCATTCAATACGGCACTGGATCAATACGTATTGAACTGGCACCTCGACCTGGAGACCTTCCCAATCCTTCCCTACCGGGAAAACGTAACCTTTATGATCAATTTTTACGATCCCGGTTTTCCTGCCCCCAAAATGCAGGCCTATACGGTGACCGGAAGCGGACAACTGGAAGGATATAACAACCAAAAAATCGATTGCTGGTTGTTGACACACAGCGGCACCAATAACGAAGAAACATTCTGGATCAGTAAGAAAACACAGGAAGTACTGAAGCTGGAACAGGAATTCGGAGGCCGCTACAGGTACAAGATAAAACTGGGTTATAGTATCTGA
- a CDS encoding NmrA family NAD(P)-binding protein — MNYVITGGAGHISKPLAETLLAAGHQVTVIGRNAANLQELVNKGAKTAIGTVEDIAFLTAAFTGADAIYLMNPPNYTSTNVKATLEQVGKNYAAAVKAAGVKNVVNLSSIGAHLPDGTGPITGLHRAEAFLDAIPGINVLHLRPAYFYYNLYANLGLIKQAGIMGSNFSIPANKFPIVDPTDIAAVAAAALLKLDFKGSSVRYIASDEVGTDDIAAAVAKALGKPGLPWVTFPDDQAKAGMVQAGLTEDLADNYIEMGHSMGSGKAFEEYWKNRPVLGKVKLADFAKAFAAAYNA; from the coding sequence ATGAATTACGTTATCACAGGTGGCGCAGGCCACATTTCAAAGCCCCTGGCAGAAACCTTATTGGCAGCCGGCCATCAGGTAACCGTTATCGGGCGCAATGCTGCCAACCTGCAGGAGCTGGTCAACAAAGGCGCTAAAACAGCTATTGGCACGGTGGAGGATATTGCTTTCTTAACGGCAGCTTTTACCGGAGCGGATGCCATCTACCTGATGAACCCTCCCAATTATACCTCTACCAATGTGAAGGCCACGCTGGAACAGGTGGGTAAAAATTATGCAGCAGCTGTGAAAGCTGCAGGCGTTAAAAACGTGGTGAACCTGAGCAGCATTGGCGCCCACTTGCCAGATGGTACAGGCCCCATCACCGGCCTGCACCGCGCAGAAGCATTCCTGGATGCCATCCCCGGCATCAACGTGCTCCACCTGCGCCCCGCCTATTTCTATTATAACCTGTATGCCAATCTCGGCCTGATCAAACAGGCTGGTATCATGGGCAGCAATTTTAGTATCCCCGCTAATAAATTTCCCATAGTTGACCCCACGGATATTGCGGCCGTAGCAGCAGCAGCCTTGTTGAAGCTGGACTTCAAAGGCAGTAGCGTACGGTATATAGCAAGTGATGAAGTAGGAACCGATGATATTGCCGCCGCAGTAGCTAAAGCACTGGGCAAACCTGGATTGCCCTGGGTTACCTTTCCCGATGATCAGGCAAAAGCAGGCATGGTACAAGCCGGCCTCACCGAAGACCTTGCCGACAACTATATCGAAATGGGCCATTCGATGGGTTCCGGTAAAGCCTTTGAAGAATATTGGAAGAACCGCCCTGTATTGGGTAAAGTAAAGCTGGCTGATTTTGCAAAAGCATTCGCAGCAGCCTACAATGCATAA